A genomic segment from Roseibium algicola encodes:
- a CDS encoding ABC transporter ATP-binding protein, with amino-acid sequence MTKETLLSVEDLSVAFSQGGSKNLAVDRITFDIKKGETVALVGESGSGKSVTAQSVLRLLPYPAASHPSGRILMNGQDLLAVEEAELRKVRGNGISMIFQEPMTSLNPLHSVEKQVSEILKIHRGMSDTKARERVLELLNQVGIRDPEKRLNSYPHQLSGGQRQRVMIAMSLANEPDLLIADEPTTALDVTVQAQILELLKDLQRRHGMAMLFITHDLGIVRKFADRVCVMTKGKIVEQGPVADIFDRPQHAYTKHLLTAEPKGEPPATDKSKPIVVQADDLKVWFPVKRGFLRKTVDHIKAVDGIDVEVRQGQTLGIVGESGSGKTTLGLAILRMISSTGRIAFNGAEIQKNSWKEMRPLRRDMQIVFQDPFGALSPRMSVAEIVGEGLQVHFPGISADERDRKVAKALEEVGLDASTRHRYPHEFSGGQRQRISIARAMVLEPKFVMLDEPTSALDMSVQAQVVDLLRDLQKAHGLAYLFISHDLKVVRALANEVIVMRQGKVVEQGASEQIFDAPRTDYTKALMAAAFRLEAAPEGVVSA; translated from the coding sequence ATGACAAAAGAAACGCTCCTCTCCGTAGAAGACCTGTCCGTCGCCTTTTCCCAAGGCGGCAGCAAGAACCTTGCCGTCGACCGGATCACCTTCGACATCAAGAAAGGCGAGACCGTCGCACTGGTGGGGGAAAGCGGCTCGGGTAAGTCCGTAACCGCTCAGTCGGTCCTGCGGCTTCTGCCTTATCCCGCAGCCTCGCACCCCTCCGGCAGGATCCTGATGAATGGTCAGGATCTTCTGGCGGTTGAGGAAGCCGAACTGCGCAAGGTGCGCGGCAACGGCATCTCGATGATTTTCCAGGAACCGATGACCTCGCTCAATCCGCTGCACTCGGTGGAAAAGCAGGTTTCGGAAATTCTGAAGATCCACCGGGGCATGAGCGATACAAAGGCACGTGAGCGCGTGCTGGAACTGCTCAACCAGGTGGGCATCCGCGATCCTGAAAAACGTCTCAACTCCTATCCGCACCAGCTTTCCGGTGGCCAGCGCCAGCGCGTGATGATTGCCATGTCGCTGGCCAACGAACCGGACCTGCTGATTGCCGACGAACCGACCACGGCGCTCGACGTCACAGTTCAGGCGCAGATCCTGGAGTTGCTGAAGGACCTTCAGCGTCGCCACGGCATGGCAATGCTGTTCATTACCCACGATCTCGGGATCGTGCGCAAGTTCGCCGACCGGGTCTGCGTGATGACCAAAGGCAAGATCGTCGAGCAGGGACCGGTCGCCGATATCTTCGACCGGCCGCAGCACGCCTACACCAAGCACCTTCTCACTGCTGAGCCCAAGGGCGAACCACCGGCGACGGACAAGAGCAAGCCGATTGTCGTTCAGGCAGACGATCTGAAGGTGTGGTTCCCGGTCAAGCGGGGCTTCCTGCGCAAGACCGTCGACCACATCAAGGCGGTGGACGGGATCGATGTGGAAGTGCGGCAGGGCCAGACGCTCGGGATCGTCGGCGAAAGCGGATCGGGCAAGACGACACTCGGTCTTGCGATCCTGCGCATGATTTCCTCCACCGGGCGGATTGCCTTCAACGGTGCCGAAATCCAGAAGAATTCCTGGAAGGAAATGCGCCCGCTGCGCCGGGACATGCAGATCGTGTTTCAGGATCCCTTTGGTGCGCTGAGCCCGCGCATGTCGGTGGCTGAAATCGTCGGTGAGGGCCTGCAGGTGCATTTCCCCGGTATTTCGGCCGATGAGCGCGACCGCAAGGTCGCCAAGGCCCTGGAGGAAGTCGGGCTCGATGCGTCCACCCGGCATCGCTATCCGCATGAATTCTCAGGCGGCCAGCGTCAGCGCATCTCCATCGCACGGGCCATGGTTCTTGAGCCGAAGTTCGTCATGCTGGACGAGCCGACTTCAGCCCTCGACATGAGTGTCCAGGCCCAGGTGGTCGATCTGTTGCGAGATCTGCAGAAGGCGCACGGTCTCGCCTATCTGTTCATTTCCCACGACCTGAAGGTTGTCCGCGCCCTGGCCAACGAGGTTATCGTCATGCGTCAGGGCAAGGTGGTGGAACAGGGCGCCTCCGAACAGATCTTCGATGCGCCCCGGACCGATTACACCAAAGCCCTGATGGCTGCCGCCTTCCGCCTGGAAGCAGCACCGGAAGGTGTGGTGAGCGCGTAA
- a CDS encoding YbaB/EbfC family nucleoid-associated protein, with the protein MDFLKMMKQAKQMQEQMGSLQEQIVEIEAEGSAGGGLVTVRLNGKSDLKSLSIDPSLLKEEEKEILEDLLIAAHTEARAKVEQAIQEKTQELMGGLGLPAGMKLPF; encoded by the coding sequence ATGGATTTCCTCAAGATGATGAAACAGGCCAAGCAAATGCAGGAGCAGATGGGCTCGCTGCAGGAGCAGATCGTTGAGATCGAGGCCGAAGGCTCGGCCGGTGGCGGCCTGGTCACCGTGCGTCTCAACGGCAAGAGCGATCTGAAGTCGCTGTCGATCGATCCGTCTCTTCTGAAGGAAGAGGAAAAGGAGATCCTCGAGGATCTGCTGATTGCTGCCCACACCGAAGCCCGTGCCAAGGTCGAGCAGGCAATTCAGGAAAAGACCCAGGAACTGATGGGTGGTCTGGGCCTGCCCGCCGGCATGAAACTGCCGTTCTGA
- the recR gene encoding recombination mediator RecR, producing the protein MAQKSVAGPEIERLIQLLAKLPGLGPRSARRAALHLIKKKDQLLVPLADAMGIAVREIGICSTCGTVDTSDPCTICSDPKRDQSVLVVVEDVADLWALERAGAVNARYHVLGGTLSPLDGIGPEDLNLASLIDRCGSEGFSEVILAINATVEGQTTAHYIMDQLSHLEVNVTRLAHGVPVGGELDYLDEGTLAQALRARTRF; encoded by the coding sequence ATGGCACAGAAAAGTGTGGCAGGACCGGAAATCGAACGGCTGATCCAGCTCCTGGCGAAATTGCCGGGGCTTGGCCCGCGTTCGGCGCGCCGTGCCGCGCTGCATCTGATCAAGAAAAAGGATCAGCTGCTGGTGCCGCTGGCGGACGCCATGGGCATTGCGGTTCGGGAAATCGGCATCTGCTCCACTTGTGGCACAGTCGATACGTCCGATCCCTGCACCATCTGTTCAGATCCGAAACGCGACCAGAGTGTTCTGGTGGTGGTCGAGGATGTTGCCGATCTGTGGGCGCTGGAACGTGCCGGCGCGGTCAATGCCCGGTATCACGTCCTGGGCGGTACCCTGTCGCCTCTCGACGGCATCGGCCCGGAGGATCTCAATCTCGCCTCGCTGATCGACCGTTGCGGGTCGGAAGGCTTTTCGGAAGTCATTCTGGCGATCAACGCCACCGTCGAGGGGCAGACAACGGCCCACTACATCATGGACCAGCTGTCTCATCTTGAGGTCAATGTCACCCGGCTCGCCCATGGGGTGCCCGTCGGCGGCGAACTGGACTATCTGGACGAAGGCACGCTGGCGCAGGCGCTGCGCGCCCGGACGCGGTTCTAG
- the nudC gene encoding NAD(+) diphosphatase produces the protein MNANPAGSLAMEMSFLGNTLDRQSTRRGDTAYLASLLEKPDTRIVLSTDRTLVFAAGENLAAGHRLEVALSIGAVREEMIFLGLRPENGEALFATALPATDEDLADRTDLQLVDLRTLALQNAFAPQDMGALAQARALIHWHRTHQFCSRCGEKSHLSEAGYRRDCPSCGGQHFPRTDPCVIMLITDESGDKALLGRPARLPEGIYTTLAGFMEPGETIEQAVRRETLEESGIIVGDVRLIANQPWPFPANLMLGCIGKATSFDIAIEDDELEACKWCDRDEVRQMLADTHPEGHKIPPSISIAFELIKGWLDGTL, from the coding sequence ATGAACGCCAACCCCGCCGGTTCCCTGGCCATGGAAATGAGTTTCCTCGGCAACACCCTTGACCGGCAATCGACACGGCGTGGCGATACCGCCTATCTGGCAAGTCTTCTGGAAAAGCCCGATACGCGCATCGTGCTGTCGACGGACCGGACATTGGTCTTTGCCGCGGGCGAAAACCTTGCCGCCGGGCATCGTCTGGAGGTCGCCCTTTCGATCGGAGCCGTGCGGGAGGAGATGATTTTCCTGGGACTGCGCCCGGAAAACGGCGAGGCCCTGTTCGCAACGGCCTTGCCCGCGACAGACGAAGACCTTGCGGATCGCACGGACCTTCAGCTTGTCGACTTGCGCACCCTTGCCCTGCAGAACGCATTTGCACCGCAGGACATGGGCGCACTTGCCCAGGCCCGCGCCCTGATCCACTGGCATCGCACGCATCAGTTCTGTTCGCGCTGCGGCGAGAAAAGCCATCTGTCCGAAGCCGGATACCGTCGCGATTGCCCGTCCTGCGGCGGCCAGCATTTTCCGCGCACAGACCCCTGTGTGATCATGCTGATTACCGACGAGAGCGGAGACAAGGCCCTGCTGGGCCGCCCGGCCCGACTTCCGGAGGGCATTTACACCACCCTTGCCGGTTTCATGGAACCGGGAGAAACAATCGAACAGGCCGTGCGGCGCGAAACGCTGGAGGAAAGCGGGATCATTGTTGGCGACGTCCGTCTGATTGCCAACCAACCCTGGCCGTTTCCGGCGAACCTCATGCTCGGCTGTATCGGCAAGGCAACCTCCTTCGACATCGCCATCGAGGACGACGAGCTTGAAGCCTGCAAGTGGTGCGACCGGGACGAAGTGCGGCAAATGCTGGCCGATACGCATCCCGAGGGCCACAAGATACCACCTTCGATTTCCATCGCCTTTGAACTGATCAAGGGCTGGCTCGACGGAACGCTCTGA
- a CDS encoding DNA polymerase III subunit gamma/tau, translating into MDETGFSESDGGQTPGLMADQGAVKPATDDGAYRVLARKYRPKTFEDLVGQEPMVQTLENAFETGRIAQAWMLTGVRGVGKTTTARILARGLNYEVPGVADKPTVKLTQEGTHCKAIMEGRHVDVIEMDAASHTGINDIREIIDAARYRPATARYKVYIIDEVHMLSNAAFNGLLKTLEEPPEHVKFIFATTEIRKVPITVLSRCQRFDLRRIEQSKLIGLLRRISDAEGIQISDEALMLIARAGEGSARDSLSLLDQAMAHGAGAIEAEDLRQMLGLADRARVIDLFGHIMAGRIEDALGELQAQYEVGADPAIVLTDLADFTHLVTRMKVAPKSADEASVTEAERARGREFAEQISVRLLSRAWQILLKGVQEVQAASKPLAAADMVLVRLAYAADLPDPGDLMAQIKNGQNPFGGAAPSGGGGAPAGGGGGTSAMAVGMNYAPGSSGSGPTMQASARPQLSAIQGGRPAPQGVPQAAPEPQAQPAYNLKSLYDCAALASEKGDIPFKVKIQRLMRLVKFEPGKIEIQPTDDAPADIAGEFGRKLTEWTGQRWFVVVSRTQGRPTIHEEQEANQQQLLSDAKSHPTVAALLAQFPGARVVDVKVQVTEEDDAALADPMVSDPLLSEALGDDEDD; encoded by the coding sequence ATGGACGAGACAGGCTTTTCCGAAAGTGACGGCGGGCAGACGCCGGGGTTGATGGCGGATCAGGGCGCGGTGAAACCGGCGACCGACGATGGTGCTTACCGCGTTCTTGCGCGCAAGTACCGGCCGAAGACGTTTGAGGATCTGGTCGGCCAGGAGCCGATGGTGCAGACGCTGGAAAATGCGTTTGAAACCGGGCGGATTGCGCAGGCCTGGATGCTGACCGGGGTGCGCGGTGTCGGCAAGACCACCACCGCCCGCATCCTCGCGCGGGGCCTCAATTACGAAGTGCCGGGCGTTGCCGACAAGCCGACGGTGAAGCTCACCCAGGAAGGCACGCACTGCAAGGCCATCATGGAAGGCCGCCATGTCGACGTCATCGAGATGGACGCCGCCTCCCACACCGGCATCAACGACATTCGCGAAATCATCGATGCGGCTCGCTACCGCCCGGCAACGGCGCGCTACAAGGTCTACATCATCGACGAAGTGCACATGCTTTCGAACGCCGCCTTCAACGGTCTGCTGAAGACCCTGGAAGAGCCGCCGGAGCACGTGAAGTTCATCTTCGCGACGACGGAGATCCGCAAGGTGCCGATCACGGTCCTGTCGCGCTGCCAGCGTTTCGACCTGCGCCGGATCGAACAATCCAAGCTGATCGGTCTGCTGCGCCGGATCTCCGATGCCGAGGGCATCCAGATTTCCGACGAAGCCCTGATGCTGATTGCCCGTGCGGGGGAGGGGTCGGCGCGCGATTCCCTGTCCCTGCTCGATCAGGCCATGGCCCATGGCGCCGGCGCCATCGAGGCGGAAGACCTGCGTCAGATGCTGGGTCTTGCGGACCGTGCCCGGGTGATAGACCTCTTCGGCCACATCATGGCCGGCCGGATCGAGGACGCCCTGGGCGAACTGCAGGCGCAATATGAGGTCGGTGCGGATCCGGCCATCGTGCTGACGGACCTGGCGGACTTCACGCACCTTGTCACGCGCATGAAGGTTGCGCCGAAATCGGCTGACGAAGCGTCCGTGACCGAAGCTGAACGGGCGCGCGGCCGGGAGTTTGCAGAGCAGATTTCCGTTCGGCTTCTGTCCCGTGCATGGCAGATCCTCTTGAAGGGTGTCCAGGAAGTTCAGGCTGCGTCCAAGCCACTGGCCGCTGCCGACATGGTGTTGGTGCGCCTTGCCTATGCCGCGGACCTGCCGGATCCGGGCGACCTGATGGCACAGATCAAGAACGGCCAGAACCCGTTTGGCGGTGCGGCACCATCTGGTGGTGGCGGAGCACCTGCCGGTGGTGGCGGTGGTACATCCGCCATGGCTGTCGGCATGAACTACGCGCCCGGCAGTTCGGGCAGTGGCCCGACCATGCAGGCAAGCGCCCGCCCTCAGCTCTCGGCCATCCAGGGCGGCAGGCCCGCGCCTCAGGGAGTGCCGCAAGCCGCGCCCGAGCCGCAGGCTCAGCCGGCGTATAATCTCAAGAGCCTCTACGATTGCGCCGCCCTTGCTTCCGAGAAGGGCGACATTCCGTTCAAGGTCAAGATCCAGCGCCTCATGCGTCTGGTGAAATTCGAGCCCGGCAAGATCGAGATCCAGCCGACGGACGACGCCCCGGCCGATATCGCCGGCGAGTTCGGCCGCAAACTGACCGAATGGACCGGACAGCGCTGGTTTGTCGTGGTTTCCCGCACTCAGGGACGCCCGACCATCCACGAGGAGCAGGAGGCCAACCAGCAGCAACTCCTGTCCGACGCGAAGTCGCACCCAACCGTTGCTGCCCTGCTGGCGCAGTTCCCGGGTGCCCGTGTTGTCGACGTGAAGGTTCAGGTCACCGAAGAAGACGACGCTGCTCTGGCCGACCCGATGGTCAGCGATCCGCTCCTGAGCGAAGCGCTCGGGGATGACGAAGACGATTGA
- a CDS encoding class I SAM-dependent methyltransferase translates to MLHLHFAPDTDITKGLAPEALKMFQFEWNIYHKLVRANEMHHREIGQLLRDEIGRRFDRPFAFLDLACGDASLAQTVLQDSKVATYEGLDLSRPALQCAARVMKDVPHDVELAEEDMVEGIVSRPASANFIWCGYSIHHLQRAQKQKMLSAIRNALKPGGVFVCAEPVCLPGETRADYTRRWQKELRHRFRSLTDAEYDHLWQHISTHDFPETPEDWLAMGETAGFTSSREIFRFPGDLFCAAFLYEK, encoded by the coding sequence ATGCTGCATCTTCATTTCGCCCCCGACACCGACATCACCAAGGGACTGGCACCCGAAGCCCTGAAAATGTTCCAGTTCGAGTGGAACATCTATCACAAGCTGGTGCGTGCCAACGAAATGCACCACCGGGAAATCGGCCAGCTCTTGCGCGACGAGATCGGCAGACGTTTTGACAGGCCTTTCGCTTTTCTGGATCTGGCCTGCGGCGACGCCAGTCTTGCGCAGACGGTGCTTCAGGACAGCAAGGTCGCGACCTACGAGGGCCTCGACCTGTCACGCCCGGCGCTGCAATGCGCCGCCCGGGTGATGAAAGACGTTCCGCATGATGTGGAACTTGCCGAAGAGGACATGGTGGAAGGCATCGTGAGCCGTCCGGCCAGCGCCAACTTCATCTGGTGCGGTTATTCCATCCATCATCTTCAGCGCGCGCAAAAACAGAAAATGCTGTCAGCGATCCGCAACGCACTCAAGCCGGGTGGCGTCTTCGTCTGCGCGGAGCCTGTGTGCCTGCCCGGCGAAACACGAGCCGATTATACACGCCGCTGGCAGAAAGAACTGCGCCACCGGTTTCGTTCACTTACCGACGCCGAATATGACCACCTCTGGCAACACATCAGCACGCACGACTTTCCCGAGACCCCGGAAGATTGGTTGGCGATGGGCGAGACAGCTGGTTTTACATCGAGCCGGGAGATCTTCCGGTTTCCCGGCGATCTGTTTTGCGCCGCGTTTTTGTATGAGAAGTGA
- a CDS encoding lytic murein transglycosylase has protein sequence MICRLPKLVLATLSCLAVTLLPANAGQYDAQFRQFLSSEVAPAARQQGISQATLDRELKGLTPDTSLPGLVRPGGKGTPPKINFQAEFGSPSRYFRDSQFNALVPRGRSLMQKHAAVLSRIEAKYGVPSRIILAIWARESGYGGAKIPYDAIRVLATQAFMGQRPDFFKGELIAGLKILQNGDVSRQGMKSSWGGAMGQPQFLPSSFWKYAVDFDGDGKRNIWTSDIDTMASIAHYLSAHGWVADRDWGYEVHLPDNVSCTREGPDNRQKISDFVREGVKRVSGKPFPANEVNRPGNILLPAGRYGPAFIATENFYVIKDYNESDTYALFVGHLADRYGNNSGFVGDWKPMKETTRGAVRNLQQRLEGLGHDVGGADGLIGFKTRRSIGKDQEKNGFFATCWVG, from the coding sequence GTGATCTGCCGTTTGCCGAAGCTTGTTCTTGCGACCCTGAGCTGCCTCGCCGTTACTTTGCTGCCCGCCAACGCGGGCCAATATGATGCCCAATTCCGGCAGTTCCTGTCTTCAGAAGTTGCTCCGGCGGCGCGCCAGCAAGGAATCTCCCAGGCAACTCTCGACCGGGAACTGAAAGGTCTGACACCCGACACCTCCCTGCCGGGGCTGGTCAGGCCGGGCGGCAAGGGCACGCCGCCCAAGATCAACTTTCAGGCCGAGTTCGGTTCCCCAAGCCGCTACTTCCGGGACAGCCAATTCAACGCCCTTGTGCCGCGCGGGCGATCGCTGATGCAGAAACACGCGGCCGTGCTGTCGCGGATCGAAGCGAAATACGGTGTGCCCAGCCGGATCATCCTGGCCATCTGGGCAAGGGAATCAGGCTATGGCGGGGCCAAGATCCCCTATGACGCGATCCGCGTTCTGGCGACGCAGGCCTTCATGGGCCAGAGGCCGGACTTCTTCAAAGGCGAATTGATCGCCGGATTGAAGATCCTGCAAAATGGCGATGTATCCAGGCAGGGCATGAAAAGCTCCTGGGGTGGAGCCATGGGTCAACCACAGTTCCTGCCGTCTTCCTTCTGGAAGTATGCTGTCGATTTCGACGGTGACGGCAAGCGCAACATCTGGACCTCCGACATCGACACGATGGCCTCCATTGCCCATTATCTCTCGGCGCATGGCTGGGTAGCTGACCGCGACTGGGGATATGAAGTCCATCTTCCCGACAACGTCTCATGCACGCGGGAAGGTCCGGACAACCGCCAGAAAATTTCCGACTTCGTGCGTGAAGGCGTCAAGCGCGTCAGCGGCAAGCCTTTCCCGGCCAATGAAGTCAACCGGCCGGGCAACATCCTGCTGCCTGCCGGCCGCTACGGCCCAGCTTTCATTGCCACGGAAAACTTCTACGTCATCAAGGACTACAACGAGAGTGACACCTATGCGCTCTTCGTCGGTCACCTGGCGGACAGGTATGGCAACAACAGCGGTTTTGTCGGCGACTGGAAACCGATGAAGGAAACAACCAGAGGCGCGGTACGGAACCTTCAGCAGAGGCTTGAGGGACTGGGGCATGACGTTGGCGGCGCCGATGGCCTGATCGGCTTCAAGACCCGTCGATCCATCGGCAAGGACCAGGAGAAGAACGGCTTCTTCGCGACTTGCTGGGTCGGCTAG
- a CDS encoding HIT family protein, which translates to MSSFALNARLEGDSYFVSDLTLCTVRLLKDANYPWLLLIPRQSDLVEIIDLEEADQMQLMREIALASRVLREVTDCEKLNVGALGNQVSQLHVHVIARYRDDPAWPGPVWGAVPAQEYSHDRVETLIEKLRDTLAGDDD; encoded by the coding sequence ATGTCATCCTTTGCCCTCAATGCCCGTCTCGAAGGCGACAGCTACTTCGTCAGCGATCTGACGCTGTGCACCGTCCGTCTGCTGAAAGATGCCAACTATCCCTGGCTGCTGCTCATTCCGCGCCAGTCGGACCTCGTCGAGATCATCGATCTGGAGGAGGCCGACCAGATGCAGTTGATGCGAGAAATCGCCCTGGCCAGCCGGGTGCTGCGCGAAGTGACCGACTGCGAGAAGCTGAATGTCGGCGCGCTCGGCAATCAGGTGTCCCAACTGCATGTCCATGTGATCGCCCGTTACCGGGACGATCCGGCCTGGCCCGGGCCGGTCTGGGGTGCGGTTCCGGCGCAGGAGTATTCCCACGACAGGGTGGAAACCCTGATCGAGAAGTTGCGGGATACCCTTGCCGGTGACGACGACTGA
- a CDS encoding SulP family inorganic anion transporter translates to MRLPKIVTTLQDYSLPLFRADLVAGITVAMVALPLSLAIAIASGADPAKGLVTAIVGGFFISLLGGSRVQIGGPTGAFIVVVYGVIADHGYDGLVLATFMAGILLLIGGYFRIGRLIRYVPEAVVNGFTIGIAIIIASSQIKDFFGLQISEVPADFLEKLPVLWEARDTASLAASGLALVTLVMIVVLRRMAPAFPGLIVAVSLASLAVVLATLPVETIASRFGALPNTLPLPALPSVTVERVVELFPSAIVIAFLAGVESLLSAMVADRMIEGSHRPNAEMLAQGTANIASALFGGLPATGAIARTATNVRAGGKTPVSGLVHALAILLIMLVAAPLAGYLALPAMAALLVLTAWSMSEPHKWKSYLSAPMADRMLLLTTLILTVLIDLTVAIGVGVSIGLALRLRERKKQPDDWSMPER, encoded by the coding sequence ATGCGGCTCCCCAAGATCGTTACCACATTGCAGGATTATTCCCTGCCGCTCTTCCGTGCCGACCTCGTCGCCGGGATCACCGTTGCCATGGTTGCCCTGCCGCTCAGCCTGGCGATCGCCATTGCTTCGGGGGCCGATCCTGCGAAAGGGCTGGTAACGGCGATTGTCGGCGGGTTCTTCATCTCGCTTCTCGGCGGCAGCCGGGTGCAGATTGGCGGGCCGACCGGCGCTTTCATCGTGGTGGTTTACGGCGTCATTGCCGATCACGGGTACGACGGGCTGGTGCTGGCAACCTTCATGGCGGGCATACTGCTATTGATCGGCGGGTATTTCCGGATCGGCAGGCTGATCCGCTATGTGCCGGAAGCCGTGGTCAACGGGTTCACCATCGGCATCGCGATCATCATCGCCTCCAGCCAGATCAAGGATTTCTTCGGCCTTCAGATCTCCGAGGTACCGGCGGACTTTCTGGAAAAGCTTCCCGTTCTCTGGGAAGCACGTGACACCGCGTCGCTGGCCGCCAGCGGACTTGCCCTGGTCACGCTGGTAATGATCGTCGTCCTGCGCCGGATGGCTCCGGCCTTTCCGGGGCTGATCGTTGCCGTGTCACTGGCCTCGCTGGCTGTCGTTCTGGCCACCCTGCCGGTAGAGACCATAGCCTCGCGCTTCGGTGCCCTGCCCAACACGCTGCCACTTCCGGCGCTGCCAAGCGTCACTGTCGAGCGGGTCGTGGAACTGTTTCCCTCCGCCATCGTGATCGCGTTCCTTGCCGGCGTGGAATCACTTCTGTCCGCGATGGTGGCCGACAGGATGATCGAAGGAAGCCACCGCCCCAACGCCGAGATGCTGGCACAGGGAACCGCCAATATCGCGTCTGCCCTTTTTGGCGGCCTTCCGGCCACCGGTGCCATTGCCCGCACGGCCACAAACGTCCGTGCCGGTGGCAAGACGCCGGTATCCGGGCTGGTGCATGCGCTTGCCATTTTGCTGATCATGCTGGTTGCGGCCCCCCTGGCCGGATACCTTGCCTTGCCCGCCATGGCGGCCTTGCTGGTTCTCACAGCCTGGAGCATGAGCGAACCGCACAAGTGGAAATCCTATCTGAGCGCCCCGATGGCCGACCGCATGTTGCTGTTGACCACGCTGATCCTGACGGTCCTGATCGATCTGACCGTTGCCATCGGCGTGGGCGTTTCAATCGGTCTTGCCCTCAGGCTGCGCGAACGCAAGAAGCAGCCGGACGACTGGTCGATGCCGGAACGCTGA
- a CDS encoding sulfate transporter family protein has product MFQAASRAMSEVFEPPFRAIFWKMLGFTLGVLVVIWIALQGVIAAFVALPYAWMDTAISVLTGIGAIFVLGFLIAPISALFAGLFQDEIADIVDKKDYPHDQPGRALPLSQSIVQTIKFTGVVILGNLFALVLLLVPGVNLVAFFIVNGYLLGREFFEFAAMRFLPAAEAKAFRKARGGTVFLGGLIIAGLLAVPILNLVTPIFATIFMLHLFKLLAAQRQNVARA; this is encoded by the coding sequence ATGTTCCAAGCTGCTTCCCGCGCCATGTCCGAGGTGTTCGAACCGCCGTTCCGGGCAATTTTCTGGAAGATGCTTGGCTTTACACTTGGCGTGCTTGTGGTCATCTGGATCGCCCTTCAGGGCGTGATCGCGGCCTTCGTCGCGCTGCCTTATGCCTGGATGGACACGGCGATATCCGTTCTGACGGGCATTGGCGCAATATTCGTACTCGGCTTCCTGATTGCGCCTATTTCAGCGCTTTTCGCCGGCCTCTTTCAGGACGAAATCGCGGATATCGTCGACAAGAAAGACTATCCGCACGACCAGCCGGGCCGCGCACTGCCGCTGTCGCAGTCGATCGTGCAGACCATAAAGTTCACCGGCGTCGTGATTTTGGGCAACCTGTTTGCCCTGGTGCTGCTGCTTGTGCCCGGTGTCAATCTGGTCGCCTTCTTCATCGTGAACGGTTACCTGCTCGGCCGGGAATTCTTCGAATTCGCCGCCATGCGTTTCCTTCCGGCGGCCGAGGCGAAGGCATTCCGCAAGGCGCGGGGCGGAACCGTTTTTCTCGGTGGTCTCATCATCGCCGGCTTGCTTGCCGTGCCGATTCTCAACCTGGTGACGCCGATCTTTGCGACCATCTTCATGCTGCATCTTTTCAAGCTGCTGGCAGCGCAGCGGCAGAATGTGGCGCGCGCCTGA
- a CDS encoding histidine phosphatase family protein: MTWCAYLTHPEVLIDPDVPVPEWGLSDTGRERAAKATVLPFAKDIRQVISSAEKKALDTAQVFSGRLRVFQRSLPFLHENDRSATGFLPPEEFERTADLFFADPHHSVRGWERAIDAQDRIVNGVKSALRHIPEEDPVLFVGHGAVGTLLMCHLMAAPISRHHDQRRGGSWYRFEKSWLMSQAGRNLAWTDL; encoded by the coding sequence ATGACCTGGTGCGCGTACCTGACCCATCCGGAAGTCCTGATCGATCCGGACGTTCCCGTTCCCGAGTGGGGCCTGTCGGATACGGGCCGGGAGCGTGCGGCGAAAGCCACCGTCCTGCCGTTTGCCAAGGACATCCGACAGGTAATCTCCAGTGCCGAAAAGAAGGCGCTTGATACCGCGCAGGTCTTCTCCGGCCGCCTCCGCGTCTTTCAGCGGTCGCTTCCGTTCCTGCACGAGAATGACCGGAGTGCGACCGGCTTTCTGCCACCAGAAGAGTTCGAGCGGACCGCAGATCTTTTCTTTGCCGATCCGCATCATTCCGTTCGCGGCTGGGAACGTGCGATCGACGCCCAGGACCGGATCGTCAATGGTGTCAAAAGCGCCCTGCGCCACATTCCCGAGGAAGACCCGGTCCTGTTCGTCGGTCATGGCGCCGTCGGCACCTTGCTGATGTGCCATCTGATGGCCGCACCGATTTCCCGCCATCATGACCAGAGACGCGGCGGCAGCTGGTACCGCTTCGAGAAATCCTGGCTGATGAGCCAGGCCGGGCGCAATTTGGCTTGGACAGACCTTTAA